GATCAATATGTATTGGGTACGCCCTTATTTAAGAAAATGACCATTGCTTTGGATAATGGGAAAACGCTTGTGATTCAGGCACCGGAAAGTAGTGCAGAGAACAAGTATGTTCAGGAACTGCGGTTTAATGGTAAGGCGTATGATAAGAACTATGTTAACCATTTTGAATTGCTTAAAGGCGGGGTCCTGAATTTTTCTATGGGGGCAATGCCAAATAAGGCCAGAGGTGCAAAGGCAAATGCTTTTCCTTATTCGTTTTCAGTGGAGCAGAAGATTCCTCAGTCAAAGCCATAAGATTTAACCATTGGCCTGACCAGAGTGTATTAAAAACCCAATAGGCACCGATTCTAAAGTATACAGAGCAGCCATTAGTGGCTGCTCTCTTTTGTAATCGAGTCTGAGTTTTTGTTACTTAATTGCAATTACAACCAGTTAAATGCATTGATAGATTGAGACATAGTGCGCCACTGTGCCGCATAGCACAAAGCAATGCCATAGTGAGTGAAAATAATAAACACTACTTCTTATATAAAAGTAAACGCCCACCGTATAACTAAGACCACCACCTATGACCCACCAAAGTGTGACACGCGGCATATTTTGGCTAATGGGATTATAAATAAAAAGCAGCATCCACCCCATAATTAAATAAAACAAAACAGAGAGTAATTCAAACCGGTTAGTAAAAAATAATTTTAAAAAACTACCTGCAACAACAAGGCTCCACATGATTATCAGAAATATGGAAGCTGCCGTATGAGGGAGAAAACGTATGACTATGGGCGTATAAGTGCCGGCAATGAGAAAATAGATGCTAATATGATCACTGATTAGAAAAGCACGCTTGAGCTTTTTATTTTGTACAGAATGATATAAGGATGAACTGGTATAAACCATGAGCATGCCTATGGCAAATGTGCATACAGCTCTAAAGCTGGCATTTGTACCAACATCATAGGCGTATTTTAATAGAAAAGGTGAAGCGATAATACAAAATAAAACACCTACAGCGTGTGTCGCTGCGTTGAGCATTTCCTCTTTCTTGGTTTGGCAACGGCCCGGTGCGTTACAATAGGCATTCACATAACGAACAATCCTTTTGATCTGGTACATATCGATCAGCTTTACCGATTATATAAGGATCTGCGCTAACCTTTTAGAAAGGTTCCAAAAAAGAGCCATAATTACTAGTCGATCAAAATAAAGTAGGACAAAATATTTTAGGCAGAGAACAATTTATTTAGCTATTTATCGGAAAGCAGGCAACTCTTCCTTACAGTTTTTCGTATATTACTAATAGGATATATAATGCCTATTCGATAACTGTACTTTGAAACAAAACCTACCCGAATGCGAAATTGCTTGCTAAGTACTCTTACAT
This genomic interval from Flavisolibacter tropicus contains the following:
- the trhA gene encoding PAQR family membrane homeostasis protein TrhA; translated protein: MYQIKRIVRYVNAYCNAPGRCQTKKEEMLNAATHAVGVLFCIIASPFLLKYAYDVGTNASFRAVCTFAIGMLMVYTSSSLYHSVQNKKLKRAFLISDHISIYFLIAGTYTPIVIRFLPHTAASIFLIIMWSLVVAGSFLKLFFTNRFELLSVLFYLIMGWMLLFIYNPISQNMPRVTLWWVIGGGLSYTVGVYFYIRSSVYYFHSLWHCFVLCGTVAHYVSIYQCI